One window from the genome of Pantoea cypripedii encodes:
- the tagH gene encoding type VI secretion system-associated FHA domain protein TagH — translation MRFTIITTKPGHQPPQALFDFLPPGGTIGRGVDNNLVLPDDDRTISRLQAIVHITADGECRLTNRGNVTRVMLNDIPLERGRQVELQDGDILGIDDYQLLVNDINAKLPAQTPKSTTQPVTKPAVMADEPPAAVASSTAAIPSEIWDSLAKEFSISDDLSKPNKVAPAVPEANPLTAPAAPERNPEDPLAALINDAPLDIGQRPKNNSLFDAGDALFAQDSIFDDATPSTLAGQKSVVAAPPEAKPAELDPLSLFGSQSAPDPRIHDDPLGLMMGGAVPLAQPEPQPAHSTSITQPEPEEETSDVKLADLSSSPLFDDTETQPAAEPVPLMDEAVEAGTTSQVDYGGITLPTPQAVQRTPSPIPKGRLRIDPVASSSQNGASAQSSGDALKGELLDALLEGMGLQDLQPTPQFDRDQMRQFGQMLSMFSQGTVALLSSRSILKRGVKADMTVILDDANNPFKLLPSGKTVLMQMFGSRMPGFMPPRQAVRDALIDLQAHQLGMIAGIRAIIASMLQSFNPDQLEEEARQAGSVSRLGLPGSRKAALWEHFVERYGETAGEIEDDFHTLFGEAFLHAYDMEVNQYKDSQTHTDDA, via the coding sequence ATGCGCTTTACGATAATAACGACTAAACCCGGCCATCAGCCGCCGCAAGCCCTTTTTGACTTCTTACCACCTGGTGGCACCATTGGTCGTGGTGTTGATAACAACCTGGTGTTACCCGATGACGACCGTACCATCTCCCGTTTGCAGGCCATTGTCCATATTACCGCTGACGGTGAATGTCGCCTGACTAATCGCGGCAACGTCACGCGTGTGATGCTGAACGATATTCCGCTGGAACGTGGACGTCAGGTGGAATTACAGGACGGCGATATTCTCGGCATTGATGACTATCAGCTGCTGGTTAATGATATTAACGCCAAGCTGCCAGCTCAGACGCCGAAGAGCACCACTCAGCCTGTCACTAAACCCGCTGTTATGGCCGATGAACCTCCAGCCGCGGTGGCCAGCAGCACCGCAGCGATCCCAAGTGAAATCTGGGACAGCCTGGCGAAAGAATTCTCCATCTCCGATGATCTCTCAAAGCCAAACAAAGTGGCACCCGCAGTGCCAGAAGCGAACCCGCTGACGGCTCCTGCGGCACCTGAGCGCAACCCGGAAGATCCGCTGGCAGCGCTGATTAATGATGCCCCGCTGGATATTGGTCAGCGGCCCAAAAATAACAGTTTGTTCGATGCCGGTGACGCGTTGTTCGCCCAGGACAGTATTTTCGACGATGCAACGCCGAGCACGCTGGCAGGGCAAAAAAGTGTCGTTGCGGCACCGCCTGAAGCGAAGCCCGCAGAACTGGACCCGCTCAGCCTGTTTGGCAGCCAGAGCGCTCCCGACCCCCGTATTCATGACGACCCGCTGGGTCTGATGATGGGCGGGGCCGTTCCGCTGGCACAGCCGGAGCCCCAGCCCGCGCATTCCACCAGCATCACCCAACCTGAACCTGAAGAAGAAACCTCTGACGTCAAACTGGCCGATCTGAGCAGTTCACCGTTATTTGACGACACCGAAACACAACCTGCCGCTGAACCTGTGCCATTAATGGATGAGGCCGTGGAAGCTGGTACGACAAGCCAGGTTGATTACGGTGGCATCACTTTACCGACACCACAGGCGGTGCAACGCACACCATCGCCGATACCGAAAGGTCGTCTGCGTATTGACCCGGTAGCCTCCAGCAGCCAGAACGGTGCTTCGGCCCAGAGCAGTGGTGATGCACTAAAAGGCGAATTGCTGGATGCCTTGCTGGAGGGCATGGGTTTACAGGATTTACAGCCCACGCCGCAGTTTGATCGTGATCAGATGCGCCAGTTTGGTCAGATGCTCAGCATGTTCTCGCAGGGGACGGTGGCGCTGCTTTCTTCACGTTCGATTCTGAAGCGTGGCGTAAAAGCGGATATGACGGTGATCCTCGACGACGCCAACAACCCCTTCAAGCTGCTGCCCTCAGGCAAAACTGTCCTGATGCAAATGTTTGGCAGCCGCATGCCGGGCTTTATGCCACCGCGTCAGGCGGTACGTGATGCGCTGATTGATTTGCAGGCGCATCAGCTGGGAATGATCGCCGGTATCCGCGCCATTATCGCCTCGATGCTGCAATCCTTTAACCCGGATCAGCTGGAAGAGGAGGCGCGTCAGGCCGGTTCAGTATCGCGTCTGGGGCTGCCCGGCAGTCGTAAGGCGGCACTGTGGGAACATTTTGTTGAGCGCTACGGCGAAACGGCCGGAGAAATCGAAGACGACTTCCATACCCTGTTTGGTGAAGCCTTCCTGCACGCCTATGACATGGAAGTTAATCAGTACAAAGACTCACAAACCCACACGGATGACGCATGA
- a CDS encoding lysozyme inhibitor LprI family protein codes for MNKSVVIATLLTLYQGYAIAQDVCSNAVSVAESYACRKEERITSEKILNSEYLAAKKRIEDEYKSSPVDLKDYLDILMKSQRGWLIYRDGQCNLESFLAEKGTIVHDTLNDTCLSRIDMVRVEQLKTIPNN; via the coding sequence ATGAATAAAAGCGTAGTAATAGCAACATTACTGACACTGTATCAAGGTTATGCAATTGCTCAGGATGTATGTAGCAATGCAGTAAGCGTTGCCGAGAGCTATGCTTGCCGTAAAGAAGAAAGAATCACTTCAGAAAAAATATTAAATTCAGAATACCTTGCAGCGAAAAAAAGAATAGAAGATGAATACAAATCTTCACCTGTAGACCTGAAAGATTACCTCGATATTCTCATGAAGTCCCAGCGTGGATGGCTTATCTATCGTGATGGCCAATGTAATCTTGAATCCTTTCTCGCCGAGAAAGGAACCATTGTTCACGATACCCTTAATGATACATGTCTCTCCCGAATAGATATGGTACGTGTCGAACAACTTAAAACCATACCCAATAACTGA